In the genome of archaeon CG10_big_fil_rev_8_21_14_0_10_43_11, the window TCGCGAATAATTGCTTCACGAGCAGCATCAATGCCAAGCACGTCATACATTTCCCAAATATGATTGCTATGCGTGCGGGTTTCGTCAACTTCAGGAATTTTCACCACTTTTTTAAGGTTGGTTCCGCTTGTTTTAATAACAAAACCGCGGCCGCTTCGGATTGGAAGCACTTGTGAAATGCCTTTAACACCGCGCACATAGGTTTGCAACACTTTTGCTTTAAACTTGTACACGTCAGTCACATCAATATTTGTTTCTGCGCTAATGCAAATAGTTGATTCGCCTGCAAGCTCTGCTTCAATTTTCTTGACGCGCTGCTGTAATGATTCAAGCACTTCTTGTGCAGTAATATCATAACTGCCCAGTTTTTCTTCATCAAGTTCAAAATTGATTTTGAAGTTAAGCAGGTCAATAGTAACATACTTGATAAGGTCATCGAGCGTGATTTCAATCAAACGGGCTGCCACCTTTCGCGCAATTGACTCGTCTGCTTCAAACTCTGGTTTGAGATAGATAACCATTGTTGGCGTTGAGGGCTCTTTTCGTGCGTCAAAAATTTCAATAATACGAGGCAAACCCAAGGTAACGTTCATATCACTTACGCCAGCGTGATGAAACACGTTCATAGTCATCTGCGTGCCGGGTTCACCAATGGATTGTGCTGCAATAACGCCAACGCTGTCTCCTTCTTCAACGTACATGCTATATAATCGTTCCAAAATCTTTGGAAGCGCGCCTTTCTTGTTTTTTGAAGCTTCAAGCTCTGCTTCGATTTCGCGTCTAATTTGTGGAGCAACGTCTTCTATGTTCATTCAAGCACCTCAGTAATGATTTGTCTCATGTTTGGTTTGCCGCCGGCACTTTTTCCAACGTCAATACCATCTTCTCCAAACAGGAATTGAACAATGTTATTCCAGTCATCTCGCACGCTCTTGTCGCGCACAACCTTAAGGTCTTGCAAGGAATTAACCAGTCTGCGCTGCAAATAACCGCTCTTTGGCGTTGCCATGCTCTTGTCCATAAGGCTTGCACGACCCGTGACCGCAACAAAGAAAAACTCGAATGGATCGAGCCCGTGAATAAAACCGTTTTCAATAAACCCATGACTTTTTGCACCAAGGTCTCCGCGCTCAAAGTGAGGAAGCACGCGTTCAAAATATCCTTTGCTGATTCGTGAACCGCGCAAACTTGTTTGTCCGTTAAACGCGTTCATCAAACCAATGTTGAGAAGTGAGCCTTTTGCACGTGTTTTAACCATAACCATGGTATCGTTTTCAAGCGTTTTAAAGACTTTTCCAATTTCATTGATTGCCTGGTTTCGTGCTTTGTTAAGCTCAGTTACGATGCGAAGCTCAAGAGTTTCTCTAAGAGTCCTGCCAGGAAATGCAACCAGTTTCTTTTGCTTGAAGTCAGTAATAAGATCCAAAACGCGTTTGATGCCATCCCGTTTGATTTGCTTAACTGTTTTTTCAAGGTCTTGGGGGATTCTAATATCTCGAAGCAGCATAGAAAACCCGTGCATTTGCAGGGTTTGCACTGCAATTGATGAGATTTGTTGGATAAACGTTGCCGCGCGTGCTGAGCCATGCTTATTTGCAATTGCTTGCACAAGCTTTCCGCCAGGACCCACGCTTGATGCGTCAATGGCACCATGCACAAGCTTTCCTGATTTAATCACCACAAGCGCATCATCTTTGATAAGCTCATCTTTACTTGCTTGTTTTTGTCCATACGCAGTTGGGCCTTCATAATCAAAATCGTCGGGCAAAAAAAGACTAAACACTTCTTTTCCCGTGTACTCTTCTTTTCGTTCAGGAAATTCTGTTTCAATGCCTGACTTGAAAAGAAGCTTGTACGCTTCTTTTGCGCTAAGCACCATGCCTTTTCGTGTGAGCACGTAACAACCACTAATCTGGTCTTCTACAGGTGCAATAATTGATGTACCATGTCGAGGAGAAATTATAAGTTCATTAACGCCCATGAGGATGCGTGCTTCTGCTTGCGCTTCTTCAGTTTGGGGAACGTGCAAGTTCATCTCGTCACCGTCAAAGTCTGCGTTGTACGGCTTTGTAACTGCTAAGTTGATTCTAAACGTTTTTCCAGGCAACACGCGCACGCGATGACCCATAATAGACATTTTGTGAAGTGAGGGTTGTCGATTGAAAAGTACAACATCATCATCAATGAGGTGGCGTTCAACAATGTATCCTGGCTCAAGTTCTTCAAGCAATACTTCTTTTGTTTGGTCAGTGACTTTCTTTCGCTTTCCATCAGGTGTGATAATGTAGTTTGCTCCCGGATAGTTCGGCGTGTTTTTGAGCAGGCGTTTCATGTAATCCATGTTCCATTCTGTCACGCGTTCAGGAATAGTGAGGTCTTTTGCGATTTGTTCAGGAATACCCACCTGATCAATTGCAATACGTGAATCAGGTGAAATAACGGTTCGTGACGAGAAGTTCACGCGTTTTCCTGCTAAATTTCGTCTAAAGCGACCTTCTTTTCCTTTGAGTCGTTCTGTAAGGGTTCGCAGCGGTCTGCCGCTTCTGTGTCGTGCTGGTGGGATTTGTGAAATACTGTTGTCAAAAAATGTAGTAACGTGATACTGAAGAAGCAACCACAAGTCTTCAATAATAGGTGCGGGTGCTCCTGCGTTAAGGTTCTCATAGAGGCGTTGGTTTGTCCGCACAATGTCACCCAGCTTGTGGGTGAGGTCGTCTTCGCTTCTCTGTCCGCCTTCAAGCGTGATAGATGGTCGCACAGTTACAGGAGGAACGCCAAGAACAGTGATGATTGCCCATTCAGGTCGTCCTGCACTCAAGTCAAGACCAAGAAGCGCGGTGTCTTCTGAGCGAATTTTTTCAAGCCAATCACGAATATCAATAGGAGTAAGTGATTCAGTTCCAAGGTAGAATTTGCTTGGTTTTTCGTACACAACTTTTTCTTTCTCAGCATTGCAGTGCGGGCAGGTTTTCTTTGCTTTGAGCCGGTTCACGATTTTTTTGATGTGCGCCCACATTTCAAGTTCTCCAACGTTTTCTTTAACTTGGTGGAGTTCATGTTCGTATTTTTCTTTTGTTGCATCCGTTACCATTAAACGGCCGCAATCACGGCACGTTCCGCGAAGCATGTTGTACATCATACCAATGTATTCATAATGAAGTACCGGCCGGGCTAGTTCAATAATGCCAAAGTGTCCTGGACACTCATTGACTTTTGCACCGCACGTTCTGCAACGGATGCCCGGGTCAATCACACCCATACGCTGATCCATAAGACCACCCTCAATAGGGTAACCGTCAACATCGTAGAGTTCAGGGTTTACAATATTTACAACAGCATTACTCCTGATGAGCTCAGGTGCCATTATCTTGAATTCAATGCTTCCGACTTTATCCATTACGCGTATCATAGTAGTGTTCAACCTTTCTTGGGTTTTAGATTTAGTTTTGGATGAATGCCCAGTGTTCTTAGCTCATCAAGCATGAGTTTGAATGCGTAGCTCATCTCTACGAACGTGATTCGTGCTTCTTTACAGCTTGGGCATACTGCTTCATTTCTAAATGTGTTGTATACTGCAGTAAGGCCACAATTCTCACATACGGGAATAACGGTTTTGTCACTGTCAAAGCGCTCCTTGAGCAGGAGTGATGCTCCGTGAGCAACAAGCACATCTTTTTCCATCTCACCAAGGCGCAGACCGCCGTCTTTAACACGACCTTCAGTTGGTTGTCTTGTGAGCAGCTGCATTGGTCCGCGTGAGCGTGCGTGAATCTTTTTGCTGACTAAGTGTTTGAGTCGCATATAGTAAATATTTCCAACAAGGATTTTTGCCTGCATTTGCTCGCCAGTCACACCATCGTAGAGTGTTTCTGAACCGTCTTCTCTAAATCCAAGTTCTTTGAGTTTTTTCATGAATTCTTCCTGTTTTTGACCTTCAAACGCGGTTCCATCCATGTACTCACCGGTAAGCGCACCAACTTTTCCTGCAAGTGTTTCAAGCACTTGACTCAACGTCATTCGACCCGGAAGTGAGTGCGGGTTGAAAATGATATCAGGCACAACACCGCTTGCAGTAAACGGCATGTCTTCTTGACTGTAGACCATGCCAATAACGCCTTTTTGTCCATGGCGGGTTGAGAATTTATCACCAATTTCTGGAATCATAAGTTTTCGAACCTTGACTTTAACGCTCTTGTTTCCATCCTCGCTTTCAGTGAGAACAACACTGTCAATAACGCCGTCTTCTCCGGGATGCACGATAATTGATGCATCTCGTCGTGCTTCAACACCCATCTTGAATTCTTCCATTTCTGCAAGGAATCGAGGCGGGCTTGTTTTTCCAATCACAACGTCTCCTTCAGAAACAATTGCTTCAGGATGGATAAGACCATCTTCTTCTAAATAGCGATAATCAGTTTCCACTTTGTAGCCGCGAACATCTTTATCAGGCACTTCAAACAAGTCAACTTGACCGCCAAGATAGCGGAGTTCCTGACTCTTATAGGGTTTGAAGTATGCTGAGCGGAAGAGTCCCCGTTCAATTGATGATTTGTTGAAAATAATTGAGTCTCCAACGTTGTACCCATCAAAACTCATAACCGCAATCACAATATTTGAACCGCAGGGGTGCTTATCATATCGGAGTCGGTTAAAAATAAGGGTGTCAACAATGGGTCGTTGAGGATAGAATAAGAGGTGTGAGTCAGTGTCTTGGCGCAGGTGGAAGTTTTGCGTGTACAAACCAATGCTTTGCTTTTGCAGCCGTGCACCAAAACTGACACGAGGTCCCTGATTGTATTCTGAGAAGGGAACCATTGCCGTGAGCACGCCAAGAATCACATTTGGACTAATTTCTACATGAGTGTGTTCTTTTGTGATTTCTTTTTCAGTAATGGCAATAAGCGCGTTTTCTTCCTCATCAGAGTCCAGATACTCAATAATACCGGACTTAACAAGGTCGTGCCAGCTCATTTTTCCGCTGGTCATATCTTTAATAATGTCTTTTGTGAGTTTTGACACGCCTTTTTCAACAACAAGAAGAGGCCTGCGTGCTCTACCTTTCTCAGTGAGGATTTCAACAGAATTTTCTACCTCATTGTAGTACACATTCATACTTGAAGGGAATATTCCTGCTCTTCGCAGTTTTTTAACCTCTTCAATGAATTGCACGGGTTCATCGTGCGTGCCCACAAATATGTGGTCAAAACTTACATCAGCCATGATTATAATTCACCTATTGTTTTGAGTCCGAGTTTCTTGAGTTGGGGAAGCGCGTCTTTGAGTTCAACCGGGTTCTCAGTTGAGATTTCACAACTGAGCGCTAAGTGTTTTCGCAAACCCACGTTTTGTCCTTCAGGAGTCTCGGACGTACAGAGTTTACCCCAGTGCGTTGGGTGCAAGTCACGGGCTTCAAAATTTTCGCGTGAAGATGAAAGCAAAGACACAACACGGCGCAGATTTGAAACTGATGCGAAATGATTCATGCGGTCAAGACGTTGTGAAATACCGTTTCTACTGCCCCAATTCCCTGTTGCAAGCGCGCTTCGCAGGCGGGATGTGAAAATCTTTGAGCGCGTTACTCCCTGCAATGAAGGAATACGACCTCGTTTAATGAGTCGTTCGTAATTGTATTTAATGTCTGAAATCATCATTCTAAATGAGCGTCTAAAGAGGATTTCCATCATGTCTCCGGCAAGGCGGAGGCGTTTATTAGAATAATGATCCTTATCATCAGACGGCAAGTCACCATTTGAGACAAGAAGCAGTTTTTTCACACACTTTCCAAGATAGTGCGCTTTGAGAATGCGCGTTTCTGGCGCGTTACCAACATGGGGAAGAAAATAGTTGTCAATCAGGTTCATGATGCGTTCTTTTCGCTTATCTTCCTCAATATAGGTTATCTTTGCTTTTTTCGCGATGTAGTTGAGCGCATCTTCCTGGGTTTTAATCTCTTTTGCTGTGTAGAGATTGATGTAAATATCATTGTAGAGTTCGCGCTTTGTTGAAATATATTCTGCGATTTCACTGTCTTTTGTAATGCCAAGCGCTTTCATAAGAATAACAAAAGGAATATCGCGAAGACGCGTGAAGCTTGCATACACCATGCCTTGTTTGTTTCTTCCAAACTCATGGGGGATACGGTATCCTTGCCGTTCTGAAAATATTTTTCCAACAAACTCGTGTTTTCCATGCGGATTATCCTGGATGAAAAGCTTGTTTGGCGCAAGATCCTCAATAATCACGATTGCACGCTCAGTGCCATTAACAATAAAATAGCCGCCAAGGTCGTACGGGTCTTCTCCAAGCTTAATGAGTTCTTCCTTGTTCTTGCCATTAAGGTAGCACAACTCGCTTTTGAGCATGACGGGCATGTTTCCAAAATAGACCGTGACTTCATCTTCACGAACACCATCAGCAATAGGAGTCATTTTAAGATAAATAGGAGCTTCATACACAAGGTCGCGCGTGCGCGCTTCAATTGGCAGCACTTTTCGAGTTGAACCGTCTGCTTCACGAATAACTGGTTTTTCAACCCACACATCACCAAACTCGATTTCGTACGTTTGATACCCTTCTGGTTTGATGTCAAGGGCAATAGTCTTTGTTTCGTTTACGACTTCCTGCATGGTTTGTTTAATAAATTCATCGTAAGAACAAATATTGTGTGATACAAGGTCAACTGATTTGAAATATTCTTGAAGTAATTGTTGAGAATTATGCATCCACTACCACCCGATAATATTTTGCTTCCCCTGCTGTTCTGCTCTTACGTGTGATTTCCACCACGTCACCCGCCTTGAGTTCCAGTCGCTCGACAATAGGGTCGGATGAGAGCAGCTTTGGCAGCTTTACCCGTTTAATAGAAAATGATTCAAGAAGTGAGGTAATTTCAGATTCTTCAAGCTTACGGTAGGCGGGTACAAAATCATGTTGAAGGATATCAAACTTTTTAGGCATTCATTTCACCAAAGCTTTATGCAACACAATGGTATCTTTTAAAAGCTTTTCGATGAGCTTTTCAGGGCTTTGTGTTTGGGGAGTGTGGAAGTGAGAAACATAACATTACAACTTCTTTTAAACGTTTTGGTAATTAACGAATTTATCCCCGATTGTATACCTTTTGTCTAACATAAACACATAAATGTGTTTCACGCATCAGAACCCCCTGCATGCACGCGGTTGATGAATTTTTGTTTTGCAAAGCAGATCTTCCTTGTTATGGCAAGGAATGGTACTATTTTGTTCTCTCACCAAACAAAGGCGAGCAAGCGGTCTACTGGCTTTTGCGCTCGCAGATGAAAACACAAGGCAGCGCGCACAAAGAAATAGATTCTGCATGGTTTTACAAAAACCAAACACTAACTGAACTTGGACGGGCACCCTCACACATGAAAACTGCAAAAGGTATTCGCATCTCAAATGATGCACGCACATTTGAACTGCGCGGGTCATACCCTCACTACGCGATACGGCTCACGCATGAGGGAAGCGTGCTTCTTGAAGGACGCACAAAACAAGCCTATGCAAAAAGCGCTGAACTGAGTAACTCACGCGTTCTTGCCTTTAACACACGAGTCTATAATGATGTGCTTAATTTTAGCGGAACATTTCTCGAAGACAATGTTGAGTCACATATTATCATCCAAAAAGCAGTGGTAAACGGACCCTTTCTTCCCTGGAGATGGTCGCGTCTCTCTTTTGAAGATGGAAGCGTGCTTGGTTTTTCAAAAATACCGATTCCAAAACTCAAAAGGGATTTTGCTAACTACGCATACTTTTATGACGCAACAGATTACAAAACACATGACCTTGGGTGCGTGAGCGTAGAGCAAAGCCCAAAACAGTGGCAGATACAATCAAAAAATCTTGAACTCATCTTAGAACCCTACGCAAAACAACTCACCACCTTTGAAGCCCGCGGTTCTTTTAGCTATGAAGTGAATCTTGTACGAACAAAAGAAGTGCTCATCAAAAACAGGACAATAACGCGCAGTACGCGCGATTTAGGCACAGGGTACGGACCGTTTGAGAATGCAAATGGTTTTGTGTTATAACCTTTGAGCGCAACAAGATTTATGTGCAAAAAATGCATGACCCTTACCCATGCGCTCGGTTATCAGACCTGAACCTGCAACGTTTCGAACGCTCTTTTTGCGGGCTCTCAAAAAAGGACATAGTATCAGCATGCATTGCACGTGCCGTGTTGAGTACAAAGGACGCGCAGTGAGCACGCTTGAAACAGGCGACCGTCTTGTTATTATCAAACCAGATAAGACCGTTATTATACACCAGCCTGCAGGACGAAACCCAGTAAACTGGATGCCGGTACACTCACACATCACACTTGATGAGAATATTATTCGCGTTGAAAGTGTGAATCCTCGTGAGTTTATGACAATTCATCTTGAAAAAGTGCTCGTATTCTTATCCTCACCGCTCACTGACGGCGCATCACTCGTGCAAGCGGGCAGCGAGGCTGACATGGCAAACATGATTTATCAAAACCCACACGTGCTTGGCGAGTTCGTGCCGGCAAGCAGAGAAGAACAGACCGCTTACGGGTTTATAGACGTGTTTGGCAGGGATTACAACAATAATCTGGTAATTGTTGAGTGCAAGCGCTATAAGGCCGGCCTAGACGCGGTTCAGCAACTGCGCAGGTACGTGGAAAAAATAAAAAAAGACAAGGGTAAGGAAGTAGTAAACGGAATAATCGCTGCTCCGGCAATAACTGAGAACGCGAAGAAAATGCTTGAAGACTGGGGTTTCAATTTCATTAAAGTTGAACCGCCAATGTACCTGCTCCCGGATAGGGAAAAGCAAAAAAACTTAGGCGAGTTTTTTTCATAAACGCGTGAGAAGCGTGTTAGGGATATTTTTGGTTTGTCTGATGTAATCAATAACTGCCTGAAGCCCTGCACCCCAGCGCTGAAGGCGCATAACGTCATATTCTGAGCGTAGCGTCCCGTTTTGCTGAAGCGTCCATGTCATGTCTTTGTAATGCAACACTTGCTCAATTGTGTTGGAAAAAATATAACGCAATTTCACTGGACAGTCGGGTTTTGAAAACTGTTCAGTCAGCTCATCTAATGTTTCACGCGGCACGTGCGCGCTAATGGTATCATGCAACGTGTTCATAATAGCCCCATTATTAAACTACGCCATGCCTATATTAATACACCTAGCCCGCCACCCCGCTACTTTAAAAAGAGCGTGAGAACGGGTTAGCCAAATGTGAACGCGTTCGCGCTTACGTTTTCTTCAAACACGAGTTGGAGCAAATGATTGGCGTACTCTCCTGCAACCACGTTATAGAGTCGCGGCTTGTCAATAGTGATGTAGGCTCCAGATTCATCAAAGCGCACGTCATCTCCGGCATAGGACTCGTTAATGTCAGCACCATTAAGCATAACCCGCACGCGCTTTGCACCATTATTTGAGTCTGCAACAATGTTTGCGTTTTTTGCGTAATAGTCAAGAAGCATTACTGACTCATTTGATTTGGCAATCACATACTCGTTTGTGCTCTGCCATGCTCCGCTTAGATACACGCGGTGCGAGCCAATTGAGCTTGGAAGCGTGTAGGTAACTATTTCACCAAGTTGTAAACCCCCACTGTTTCCGATGTTTTGACCGCGTGGAATTGCATACGCATAGCCAAGATAGAGTTCAGGCGTGTTTGGTGTTGTCGGCGTGAGGTCAGGCATTATGTCACCAACATCTTCAAGACTCGCACCGGCTTCTTCAAGAAGTGCGCGAATGGTTTGCTCGGTTTTTTCATATTGTCCTTCACCAATCACATCATCACGAATCACGCCGTTTGCGTCAATAATGAATTTGTGCGGCCAAAACCGATTATTGTACGCGCGCCACGTGAGATAATCATTATCCTGCACCACCGGGTACTCAATGCCAAAATCCGCAACAGATTGTGCAACGTTATCATACTCTTTTTCAAATTCGAATTCAGGCGTGTGCACGCCAACAATCACCAGCCCGGCATCTGCATATTTCTCATACCAAGAGGTAAGATGCGGAATGGTTCGAATGCAATTAATACAGGAATACGTCCAAAAATCAACAATCACCACGTTCCCGCGCACGCTTGCAAGCGTGAAATTCTCATCAGTGTTAATGTAGCCACTAATGCCTGCAAGCTCTGGTGCTTCAACATTTTGTGTTGACCAGTACGCGTCAGAAATAGTGCCAAGCACGCCTTGTGACGCATTTTGCCCCTGTAAGTAAAGTATAAGTCCTACAATAATAATCAATGCAAGAGTGAGCCATACGTGTCGTGATTTCATTTTGAATCCTTACCTTTTTTTGCTATGTTTTTTGTTGAGATTGATGCAAGATACGTTAAGTATCCGGGAATAAGGGGGAGCACGCACGGACTTAGGAACGAGACAATACCGGCTAAAAACGCGATGCCAAGATTAAGAGACGCGCCAAGGGATATTGACGCGTTAAAGCTTACAAGAATATCTGTTGCAAGCGCAAAGTTTGCAAGACGGCTAAGCTGGTTTGTAAACACCAGAATGCCAATAAGCACGAGAATCGCGCCAAAAAACTTGTTTACATATTCAAGTGTGCGCCCTGCTTTTTTGATAAGACCGCGCGCTTCATTGGTAAAAAGACCTACTAACAGGAAAGGAACGCCAAGACCAAACGAGTACGAGAGCATGAGCAGCAATGCCATGCTTGGCTGAGTTGCAGCTAAGGTGAGAATCGCTCCAAGAACCGCGCCGACACACGGCGTCCAGCCAACAGCAAAGGACGCGCCAAACACAAATGACGCAAGATATGATGAATTGAATTTTCGCGTGATACTGAATTTGTGTTCGCGTGAAAGAAAATCAATACTAATAAGCCCCATCACGTACAGACCAAACACAATAATGATAACGCCGCCAACGCGCGAGAGCCAGATTTGCACAAGATATGAGACGCGGACAAGAATGGTTTGTAAAAGCACGCCAAGAATGGAAAACACCACTGAAAATCCCAGCACAAAAAACACGCTACTTATAAATGTTGACCAATCCCGCTTTTTTAGTGATGTAAACATTTATAGACCAACTCCAAAGACAGTGTGGATTCTAAACACAAAAATAAGATAGTAAAGCGAGATTAAAAACATGATGATTCCTGCGCCCCGGTTAATAATGGTTTTATATTTTGTTACAAACAAAATGATGTGCTTGCTTTGATTAAGGGATATAAAAGAGAACGCAAGAAGCGGTGCGCTAATACCAAAGCCAAATGCAATAAACGTGAGCACGTTTGTTACAAAACCAATGACAGTAATTGCGCGCGTAAAAAGTGCTGCAATAAATAAGGGATTGCAGGGAATCACGATTGCGCCAAAAAAGAAACCAAACAAGAACGCGCGCAAAAACGTGTTTTTTACGCGGGGAGCCTGCAGGTGAGGTGCGTACTTTGACACATCAATATCAAAGATGAGCAGGACACTAATAATAAGAAGCACCACAAATGCGAGCGGAGAGATAATGCCAATCACGTTTGTAAGTGAAACTTGTAAGATAGTGGTAAAAACCAAACCAACAAGTGACATGAAGGCAATCACGCCAAGACTCACAATCACGCCAAACAATGCAATACTGTTTTTATCATTCTTTTTTTTCCGATGACCCGGTGAGAAGGTGCTTGCAAGATAGGATAAAAATGCGGGGTATAACGGCAAAACGCACACAGCA includes:
- a CDS encoding cytochrome C biogenesis protein gives rise to the protein MFTSLKKRDWSTFISSVFFVLGFSVVFSILGVLLQTILVRVSYLVQIWLSRVGGVIIIVFGLYVMGLISIDFLSREHKFSITRKFNSSYLASFVFGASFAVGWTPCVGAVLGAILTLAATQPSMALLLMLSYSFGLGVPFLLVGLFTNEARGLIKKAGRTLEYVNKFFGAILVLIGILVFTNQLSRLANFALATDILVSFNASISLGASLNLGIAFLAGIVSFLSPCVLPLIPGYLTYLASISTKNIAKKGKDSK
- a CDS encoding thiol-disulfide isomerase; this encodes MKSRHVWLTLALIIIVGLILYLQGQNASQGVLGTISDAYWSTQNVEAPELAGISGYINTDENFTLASVRGNVVIVDFWTYSCINCIRTIPHLTSWYEKYADAGLVIVGVHTPEFEFEKEYDNVAQSVADFGIEYPVVQDNDYLTWRAYNNRFWPHKFIIDANGVIRDDVIGEGQYEKTEQTIRALLEEAGASLEDVGDIMPDLTPTTPNTPELYLGYAYAIPRGQNIGNSGGLQLGEIVTYTLPSSIGSHRVYLSGAWQSTNEYVIAKSNESVMLLDYYAKNANIVADSNNGAKRVRVMLNGADINESYAGDDVRFDESGAYITIDKPRLYNVVAGEYANHLLQLVFEENVSANAFTFG
- the rpoB gene encoding DNA-directed RNA polymerase subunit B, which produces MADVSFDHIFVGTHDEPVQFIEEVKKLRRAGIFPSSMNVYYNEVENSVEILTEKGRARRPLLVVEKGVSKLTKDIIKDMTSGKMSWHDLVKSGIIEYLDSDEEENALIAITEKEITKEHTHVEISPNVILGVLTAMVPFSEYNQGPRVSFGARLQKQSIGLYTQNFHLRQDTDSHLLFYPQRPIVDTLIFNRLRYDKHPCGSNIVIAVMSFDGYNVGDSIIFNKSSIERGLFRSAYFKPYKSQELRYLGGQVDLFEVPDKDVRGYKVETDYRYLEEDGLIHPEAIVSEGDVVIGKTSPPRFLAEMEEFKMGVEARRDASIIVHPGEDGVIDSVVLTESEDGNKSVKVKVRKLMIPEIGDKFSTRHGQKGVIGMVYSQEDMPFTASGVVPDIIFNPHSLPGRMTLSQVLETLAGKVGALTGEYMDGTAFEGQKQEEFMKKLKELGFREDGSETLYDGVTGEQMQAKILVGNIYYMRLKHLVSKKIHARSRGPMQLLTRQPTEGRVKDGGLRLGEMEKDVLVAHGASLLLKERFDSDKTVIPVCENCGLTAVYNTFRNEAVCPSCKEARITFVEMSYAFKLMLDELRTLGIHPKLNLKPKKG
- a CDS encoding DNA-directed RNA polymerase subunit A'' (DNA-dependent RNA polymerase catalyzes the transcription of DNA into RNA using the four ribonucleoside triphosphates as substrates), with amino-acid sequence MNIEDVAPQIRREIEAELEASKNKKGALPKILERLYSMYVEEGDSVGVIAAQSIGEPGTQMTMNVFHHAGVSDMNVTLGLPRIIEIFDARKEPSTPTMVIYLKPEFEADESIARKVAARLIEITLDDLIKYVTIDLLNFKINFELDEEKLGSYDITAQEVLESLQQRVKKIEAELAGESTICISAETNIDVTDVYKFKAKVLQTYVRGVKGISQVLPIRSGRGFVIKTSGTNLKKVVKIPEVDETRTHSNHIWEMYDVLGIDAAREAIIREVVSTMEEQGLGVDIRHIMLVADLMTYTGEIRGITRYGIVGRKSSPLARASFETPIVHLFDAATHNKVDMLRGVIENIMINQPAPIGTGLPELVAKKTDSNKKEKKVKPSKE
- a CDS encoding DNA-directed RNA polymerase subunit B'' (DNA-dependent RNA polymerase catalyzes the transcription of DNA into RNA using the four ribonucleoside triphosphates as substrates. The beta subunit is part of the catalytic core which binds with a sigma factor to produce the holoenzyme) codes for the protein MHNSQQLLQEYFKSVDLVSHNICSYDEFIKQTMQEVVNETKTIALDIKPEGYQTYEIEFGDVWVEKPVIREADGSTRKVLPIEARTRDLVYEAPIYLKMTPIADGVREDEVTVYFGNMPVMLKSELCYLNGKNKEELIKLGEDPYDLGGYFIVNGTERAIVIIEDLAPNKLFIQDNPHGKHEFVGKIFSERQGYRIPHEFGRNKQGMVYASFTRLRDIPFVILMKALGITKDSEIAEYISTKRELYNDIYINLYTAKEIKTQEDALNYIAKKAKITYIEEDKRKERIMNLIDNYFLPHVGNAPETRILKAHYLGKCVKKLLLVSNGDLPSDDKDHYSNKRLRLAGDMMEILFRRSFRMMISDIKYNYERLIKRGRIPSLQGVTRSKIFTSRLRSALATGNWGSRNGISQRLDRMNHFASVSNLRRVVSLLSSSRENFEARDLHPTHWGKLCTSETPEGQNVGLRKHLALSCEISTENPVELKDALPQLKKLGLKTIGEL
- the rpoA1 gene encoding DNA-directed RNA polymerase subunit A' — its product is MIRVMDKVGSIEFKIMAPELIRSNAVVNIVNPELYDVDGYPIEGGLMDQRMGVIDPGIRCRTCGAKVNECPGHFGIIELARPVLHYEYIGMMYNMLRGTCRDCGRLMVTDATKEKYEHELHQVKENVGELEMWAHIKKIVNRLKAKKTCPHCNAEKEKVVYEKPSKFYLGTESLTPIDIRDWLEKIRSEDTALLGLDLSAGRPEWAIITVLGVPPVTVRPSITLEGGQRSEDDLTHKLGDIVRTNQRLYENLNAGAPAPIIEDLWLLLQYHVTTFFDNSISQIPPARHRSGRPLRTLTERLKGKEGRFRRNLAGKRVNFSSRTVISPDSRIAIDQVGIPEQIAKDLTIPERVTEWNMDYMKRLLKNTPNYPGANYIITPDGKRKKVTDQTKEVLLEELEPGYIVERHLIDDDVVLFNRQPSLHKMSIMGHRVRVLPGKTFRINLAVTKPYNADFDGDEMNLHVPQTEEAQAEARILMGVNELIISPRHGTSIIAPVEDQISGCYVLTRKGMVLSAKEAYKLLFKSGIETEFPERKEEYTGKEVFSLFLPDDFDYEGPTAYGQKQASKDELIKDDALVVIKSGKLVHGAIDASSVGPGGKLVQAIANKHGSARAATFIQQISSIAVQTLQMHGFSMLLRDIRIPQDLEKTVKQIKRDGIKRVLDLITDFKQKKLVAFPGRTLRETLELRIVTELNKARNQAINEIGKVFKTLENDTMVMVKTRAKGSLLNIGLMNAFNGQTSLRGSRISKGYFERVLPHFERGDLGAKSHGFIENGFIHGLDPFEFFFVAVTGRASLMDKSMATPKSGYLQRRLVNSLQDLKVVRDKSVRDDWNNIVQFLFGEDGIDVGKSAGGKPNMRQIITEVLE
- a CDS encoding endonuclease NucS codes for the protein MRSVIRPEPATFRTLFLRALKKGHSISMHCTCRVEYKGRAVSTLETGDRLVIIKPDKTVIIHQPAGRNPVNWMPVHSHITLDENIIRVESVNPREFMTIHLEKVLVFLSSPLTDGASLVQAGSEADMANMIYQNPHVLGEFVPASREEQTAYGFIDVFGRDYNNNLVIVECKRYKAGLDAVQQLRRYVEKIKKDKGKEVVNGIIAAPAITENAKKMLEDWGFNFIKVEPPMYLLPDREKQKNLGEFFS
- a CDS encoding DNA-directed RNA polymerase subunit H; translated protein: MPKKFDILQHDFVPAYRKLEESEITSLLESFSIKRVKLPKLLSSDPIVERLELKAGDVVEITRKSRTAGEAKYYRVVVDA